The following DNA comes from Nicotiana sylvestris chromosome 10, ASM39365v2, whole genome shotgun sequence.
AGAGGATGTGTACACCCTCCACTTCTAGTAAGCATGGCACTTCAACTATAAGCGGAATAACAGTCATTCAAGCTATTGCTCTTTCTCTTATCAGAAGAAAGAGAGCATTGAAAACAGAAAAGAGAGTGCGCTCTCGAGCCAAGAATAAGTGTCAAAGACAATATGCACAAACAAGCCTATTCAATGAGTATAACATTTTAGCTTTACTAGGGTGGACTGGAAATTAAGCCAACATTGATGAACTTGTCTCATTGGTAATCTAGTTGACAACGACTCCACTTAGTTTGCTGGGCCTTTCACATCATACTGACCTATCGCTACCCTTTGAATCTCAATGGTTTAGTTTATCAGTGACTCCTCACTTGGACATTCAGGtactttttcttcttgtttcaaAATTAGATTTTCCGATGATCTTTTGGTCTCAGATACCTCTAGTCAAACCCCTCTATTAcgtcattgattttttttttttttttggcgtaAGGACAGGAGACATGCAGAGTTGTTAGGTATTCTGATGCAAACTTGAATGATCTCCTTCATATAGATGTTCCACCTTAGGGTGTTGTATCTTAATCGTCAGCGACCTAGTATCTTGGAAACTTAAGAAGCTTGGTTTCATAGAAAATTGGAGGAAATGAACCAATGAAACGGATTAGTGAGAGTAAAACCGCATTACAAATTGTTTCAAATTCTGTGGTTCATGAAATACTAAAGCACATAGATTTTAGTTGTTACTTTATCGGGCAAAAAATTTGAATTTAATGTATAACTACCAGTTTTGTTAATACAAGTGACTAGTTAGCAGATATCCTCGCAAAATCACTTCGAAACTTCAGGATCGAATACATTAACAAGAAGTTTGGAGCACACAATATTTAAGGCCAAATTTAAAAGGATACGTTAAGAATGTTTTGTTAAATAAACAATAGTTAAGAAGAGTATTGATATATCAGTTAGGATCATTTAGGCAGATTTATTATCAGGATCAATCAGAGAGATTCGAGGACTGTTATTAATCCTTCTATCTTATTTCAGAACATGTTTAAACACTATTTAAATTCCAATAGCATGAGGGATCGAGGTGAACATTCCTCCAATTTGTTTCTCCTCTACTTCACCTACAGTTTGCAACCACATATTCAACTGGATGAATTATTCATACAGCATAGTCACTGAACTTCCCACCTAGTCTCATGTCCAAAACTAATCGATGTAAGTTTCCATCTTGATCGAGCTTtatcttattaaataaagctGCAAAGCTACTGATCATCCACCTATGTAATTAGATATATGAATATTGTTTGTTTGCTAGTTTTAAGATGCTAGTATTAGTTGCACGTCAAACCAAAAAGCAGATGGCTGCACATACAAGACTCAAATTATTTTTCAGAGGTAAGACAACTTCATTCTTAAGTAATCGCTGGATAAAGTGTAGAATGGTTTTCTCCTATCTTTTTCTCCTCATATCTTCTTCTTGTCAATATGTCTACACGGAGGTTCATGATGTGTAGGTTTATAGGCTGTCCAATATTCCGTTGAAGGTAAACCCGAAATGAGAAACATCATTAGCCCATTTTCATGCATAAAATCAACAAATAGTTTCTTGAAGCCTAGTTATCTCAATAACACAACTTGGATAACTGGAAACCGACATAACGGATGGTTATCTAGGGAGGGAAGAGATTTTGGGAGGCATATTAAAAACAGACCTTTCTTTCGTAAGAAGAGCTGaattcaaataaaatattaatcaTTTAAGCTTATAAAGAGTATCAATCATTTCAGGAACCTAATCCCGTAGCACCTAAAATCAACACAATGTGTATAGATATAAAAATCATATTGCGTCTATCTATCGCACCGTATGCATGCACATCGAAGGAGCAATTTGAAATGTGAACATCTCATACTCTATTGAACTGCTCAAATGACAGTTCTATTGGATATTTGTAATTTGAATCTTCCGTAGAAGCATATAAGTTAGAAGTTGTTGCATGAATTTAGCATCATTATGACGCTCTTAAATGTTTTAGAACAAACTGAAAGTTAGTAACAGAGTATTTGTTTTTAACTTCGCATTAGCATCTCATGAACTCAATAATAGGCAAAAACATTTACCGGTGGAGTGCTTATCAAAACACAGATTTATTACTAGCAAGAAGCCATAAAGAGATATAGAGTTGAAAGAAAGCAAGCATTAGGATTTAGCATGAAGAGAATGGAAAATTGTTCCACCGCATAGAAATAGCTCACCTGTGCCTTTAATTGTTTGACCTCCTGGCTTAAGCTCTCATTAATAGGCTTCAAATTATCTATAACTACTTCAGCTGTACGAACAGGACGATACGGAGTTGGCATTGCAGGCCACGATGGACTTGTCTTTCCTGGCGAAGGAGATGTCGACTGAGAAACCACTCTCGCACTCGGAAGAGAAGCCGATAAGAGACCTTTTGGAACTCGAAATGGACTGATTGGTGATTTAGGTAAGGAAAAGCTTTCCCTCTGAGCATTTTCACTTTGAAAAGATAATGCAGGGTTCTCATTTTGATCAACCCTGGAAATTCTTCCCTGAATGCGGTTGAATGAGTCAGAAGACGAGAGTCTGGAAGTTTGGCCTACAAATAGAGGAAGCTTATCTGTCTGCTCATAAGCCTTATAATTTCCAGTTTTGACTTTTGGAACTCGATACGTAGATTCTGATTCAACTGTTTTCTGTAACTTGTCAAAACAATCATCACAGACACGATATGGCTTGTTTGTGCTTGGGGCTAATgatgctttaagtgattttttgcTGCTGCATGCTTTGCAAAAGACAAATCCACAATTGTAACAATTATGACGTTTTCTTCTGAAATTGAAAGGGATACGGCATCCAAAGCATACAGAATTATCAGCACTTAATGCCCAATTGTGTACACAAATAGCAGCAGTAAAATTTGAACCACACACTATTCTCTTTACTTGTTTATCCCTCAAAATAGCTACTAGAGTAGGTGTATACTTATTCTCGCAGTCCCCATGACCAAGTTGTCCATTTTCACCCTTTCCCCACGTATAAACTTCTGTTTTGGAAGTCAAAACTGCAACATGGTGTGAACCACAAGAAATTTCCTCCACAGTACTGTCAGCGATATTACCTTCTACACGAATTGGTAACTTCCCATTAGCTAGAGGGCAACCGAGCTGGCCATAAACAGTACTACCCATTGTATATACTTGGCCCCCAGTTGTCAATGCAACGGTCATGGTATAGCCACAGGCTACTTGACTGAAGTTTATGTCAACCAATGCAGCTATGCACTCAGGAGCTAGTTTCGGTTCATCGCCATCATGTCCTAGTCGCCCTTTGTCTCCGTCCCCCCAGGTGAATAGCGTTCCGAACGGACCATCGGATGGTCCAGAATCCAATCCACTCATTAGTTCAACTATAGCAGCAGTATGCCAAACACCACAGGCAACCTTGAGTGTCCTCAGTCCTTTAAAACTTTCGACCTCTCTAGGAGTAATATATACGGAACGATCCCCATGACCCAATGCACCAAAAGTTCCATCTCCAAATGTAAACAAGCGGCCGGCAGTTGTTATGAGAGCTGTATGCCAAGGCCCACAGGAGATATGAGACACTCTTAAACCTTCCATGAGCCCACATACTCTCTTTGGGATCCAGTGACTGGCTTCACTTCTGTGTCCAAGCAAGCCCGAACTTTTAGCGCCGTCACCCCAAGTGTATAGATCCCCGGAGGATGTAACAGCACACGAGTGATATTCCCCACATGCAATTACCTCAACATTCATTCCTCTGAGATTGTTGATGAGCTTGGGATGTGAAACGTCTGTTTCAGCCCCATGCCCCAGCCTGCCGCCTCCTTCTTCACCCCAGCTGAATACCTCTCCTTGTTTTGTGACTAACATAGCATGCTTAGTACCACAGGCAATACTCTGAACATCAAGTACCACAGTTGACTCTAGTGCCTTGGGAGTATAAGCATTAATCCTTGTACCAGATGATCTGCCAATTCTGTGCTTACCGCCGCCCAATAGCCCATTGCCAGTACCTTCTCCCCAAATGAAGACATCTCCTAGGTTATCAAAATCTTCAAGGCAAGAACCCTGGCTGGATGAACTTATGGCACTAGATAAACTAACTCGGAATGTATCGGCCGTAGAACTTCGAGCATTTGAGTTGTCAACTGTTCCAGAAGACAACGAGCTAAGATTAAAGGCAACTGTTTCAGCAAGTGTAGGACTCTTGGAAGCTGCAGTGTATGAAATAATGTCAGCATAGGCTTTTCCGAGCCTGCTCTGAGGTAGATTCTCAGTTCTTTGATTGTCTCCTTGATCCTGAGGCAAAAAGATGGTGATACAGCATTGTTGAATCAGTTGGAGGAGGGAAGGAGTGAGAGGAGAGAAAGAATGAAAACGCACAACTAAAGAAAGTGCAACAAAATGCTAACATACAATAGATGAAGTTGATGTGGTGACTTGTTCACCAAACGGACTATCAGGAAACACGGGTTCACTTCTTGCATCATTTCTTCCTTTGCGAGAGCGTCCCCGTGTAATTATTGCCTTCAGCCCAGCAATCCAAACCTCAGCTTCATCCTTGTCTTTACAGATCTACACAGAATTATCATTAGAGTTGTATAATTTTTTTAAGACTAAGTTGTAGAAATCAAAATGCTCATTTTTCACGACAGGGAAGAATATTTGTTTTCATTGAGGAGACAAATCAGAAACCTACCAAGTCCAAAGATCTGTCATTACAGATGAGAGAAAATGATTGATACTCCTTTTCAGGCCGAGGATACCGCTGGAATATTGCCTAAGGAGGAGAAAAATTAACACTGTTTTGGTCAACCACTTGAACTAAAGCTCCAGAGCAAGAAGGAATATATAATCACACAGAATAAGGATCAAAATTTGACAAGAAGTAAGAAGAGCAAAGTCCTACTGAACTCTAAGTGTACAATTTTTACAATTCAATCATAGAGCACAATCAAACACTTGATGCAGAAACTACTTGTACTGATTAATGATCAGAAAATTTAATCCACCTTCTCTTACAGAGTAAAACCGGAAAATCTCCCGTTCAAAGCACTCCTAAAGTATTGTCCATCGTCTCCTTTAAGTCTTTGATTCTTATTTTGTTCCTCCATTATCCTATCCCAGTTTGGTTCCACTCCACCACCCAATCACCCttaaagaaaaagatgaaaagaaaagaggaacAATAGACATTGCCATTTCGGCAAGTTAACAAAACTACAGTCCTACTGTCTCTCCTTGGAAGCACTCACAGAAGGAAAATTGAGGAAGAAAATTTCTTTAATTAGGGGAAAAGCTGGGAATAGTCAAACTCACAGTTCTCTGTCCAGGAATAATCCTTGAAACATGACACAGTTCAAGCTGTTTTTCTTCTTTGCCGTGGTACCATACCAACGCAGATTCGTCCTGATACATACCCAAGAAAGCCCTTAGTGATACGGTATAAATACAACTTGTAAATCAAGTTTCcaacaagtaaaaaaaaaaaacagtacTTATTGAAATGCATATTCAACATTTTTTTGATAATCAAAATATCCCCGAGGACAGCTTGTGCACAATTCAGAACTCGGTGGTTCTTAACTTTGTGCATGATACTCTGTTGCAAATTATAAGGGATCCTGAACGTCAAACAGTTTCTATCTTTTGACAAAATGTTCATATAAGAATGAATACCAGCAAAGACATAATGCCGTGGTTCTTAACTTTTCTAGTATCATACAAACGTCATAATCACTTCCAATGAGACCACTAATTTTAATGTGTCCTTCTGCAGACTGAAGATGTTAAGAACTTAAATGCATAGATACTGTATTATGTCCTCCAGCATGCATTTTAGCCTCATGACCCACAAAGGAAATGAGCTAACTAAAGAACTCACATTCGATAGACGAAAAGGACAGAACTTGGGTTTTCCTCTGCGCCCATATTTCAGCAGATTTGCTCCTTTCTTAAGCGCTGCAATGGCCTTCACATGAAACAAAGGcaaaaagaaaagataacaagCAGAAAACAGTTAGACTTAATATCTACATGCAGGGCGATAAATACATTTATTTTGCATTCCCTAAATCTAGAACCTCCTAATTACTTGCAGAGGCGGATGGAGCCTATATACTATGGGTTTAACTAAACCCAATATTTCGACACAAAACATACATAAGTATATCTATATATaacagcccggtgcactaagctcccgctatgcgtggAGTCCGGGGAAGGGACGGACCAAAAGGGTCGATTGTACGCAGCCTTgccctgcatttctgcaaaaggctatttccacggctcgaacccgtgacctcgtggtcacatggcaacagcttcaccagttacgccaaggctccccttatatatatatatatatatagggcgtGCGCACGCT
Coding sequences within:
- the LOC104220679 gene encoding PH, RCC1 and FYVE domains-containing protein 1-like is translated as MADFQRSSLADRDIDQAIAALKKGANLLKYGRRGKPKFCPFRLSNDESALVWYHGKEEKQLELCHVSRIIPGQRTAIFQRYPRPEKEYQSFSLICNDRSLDLICKDKDEAEVWIAGLKAIITRGRSRKGRNDARSEPVFPDSPFGEQVTTSTSSIDQGDNQRTENLPQSRLGKAYADIISYTAASKSPTLAETVAFNLSSLSSGTVDNSNARSSTADTFRVSLSSAISSSSQGSCLEDFDNLGDVFIWGEGTGNGLLGGGKHRIGRSSGTRINAYTPKALESTVVLDVQSIACGTKHAMLVTKQGEVFSWGEEGGGRLGHGAETDVSHPKLINNLRGMNVEVIACGEYHSCAVTSSGDLYTWGDGAKSSGLLGHRSEASHWIPKRVCGLMEGLRVSHISCGPWHTALITTAGRLFTFGDGTFGALGHGDRSVYITPREVESFKGLRTLKVACGVWHTAAIVELMSGLDSGPSDGPFGTLFTWGDGDKGRLGHDGDEPKLAPECIAALVDINFSQVACGYTMTVALTTGGQVYTMGSTVYGQLGCPLANGKLPIRVEGNIADSTVEEISCGSHHVAVLTSKTEVYTWGKGENGQLGHGDCENKYTPTLVAILRDKQVKRIVCGSNFTAAICVHNWALSADNSVCFGCRIPFNFRRKRHNCYNCGFVFCKACSSKKSLKASLAPSTNKPYRVCDDCFDKLQKTVESESTYRVPKVKTGNYKAYEQTDKLPLFVGQTSRLSSSDSFNRIQGRISRVDQNENPALSFQSENAQRESFSLPKSPISPFRVPKGLLSASLPSARVVSQSTSPSPGKTSPSWPAMPTPYRPVRTAEVVIDNLKPINESLSQEVKQLKAQLEDLATKSQLLEVELERKTKQLKDATAKAAIEAEKRKAAKQVIKSLTAQMKEITERLPEEQISTGNLDFNAEQTSFDRSRPSNGSCVTTAAVTDCSGSSNTPVSAKGIKSRKQKAERMIQVEPGIYLYLFSLPDGGNELKRVRFSRKIFTEEEAEKWWNENGQKICEKYNITPNV